One window from the genome of Parafrankia irregularis encodes:
- a CDS encoding methylmalonyl-CoA mutase family protein translates to MTETARDMTETARPERDRPWIIRTYAGHSSPAESNALYRRNLAKGQTGLSVAFDLPTQTGYDPDHVLARGEVGKVGVPIAHLGDMRALFDQIPLGKMNTSMTINATAMWLLALYQVAAEEQGAAPAELTGTTQNDIIKEYLSRGTYVFPPGPSLRLITDLVAYTVTEIPRWNPINICSYHLQEAGATPVQELAYSLCTVIAVLDAVVASGQVPQERMGEVCARMSFFVNAGVRFVEELCKMRAFVALWDDLLKTRYGVTDPRHRRFRYGVQVNSLGLTEAQPENNVIRIVLEALGVTLSKDARCRALQLPAWNEALGLPRPWDQQWSLRIQQILAYETDLLEYPDLFEGSVVVNARVEELVAAATEEIDRVQAMGGAIAAVESGYMKSQLVASQATRRARIESGDDIVVGVNRFTETEPNPLLADLDTAVQVIDPAGEQATREQVAAWRAGRDAAVVDEALLGLREAAKTDVNLMPATLACARAGVTTGEWAGVLREVFGEYRAPTGVSGAVTAGA, encoded by the coding sequence ATGACCGAAACGGCTCGTGACATGACGGAGACGGCTCGGCCAGAGCGGGATCGGCCGTGGATCATCCGGACGTATGCGGGTCATTCGAGCCCGGCGGAGAGTAACGCGCTCTATCGGCGCAATCTCGCGAAGGGGCAGACGGGCCTGTCGGTGGCCTTCGACCTGCCGACCCAGACCGGGTACGACCCCGATCATGTGCTGGCGCGGGGCGAGGTCGGGAAGGTCGGTGTCCCGATCGCGCATCTGGGTGACATGAGGGCACTGTTCGACCAGATCCCGCTCGGCAAGATGAACACGTCGATGACCATCAACGCGACGGCGATGTGGCTCCTCGCGCTGTACCAGGTGGCCGCCGAGGAGCAGGGCGCGGCGCCGGCGGAGCTGACCGGTACGACGCAGAACGACATCATCAAGGAGTACCTGTCCCGCGGGACGTACGTCTTCCCGCCCGGCCCGTCGCTGCGGCTGATCACCGATCTCGTCGCCTACACGGTGACCGAGATCCCGCGCTGGAACCCGATCAACATCTGCAGCTACCACCTGCAGGAGGCCGGTGCGACCCCGGTGCAGGAGCTGGCCTACTCGCTGTGCACCGTCATCGCCGTGCTGGACGCCGTCGTCGCGTCCGGGCAGGTCCCGCAGGAGCGGATGGGTGAGGTGTGTGCCCGGATGTCGTTCTTCGTGAACGCGGGCGTGCGGTTCGTCGAGGAGCTGTGCAAGATGCGCGCGTTCGTCGCGCTGTGGGATGACCTGTTGAAGACCCGCTACGGGGTGACCGACCCGCGTCACCGCCGGTTCCGCTATGGCGTGCAGGTCAACTCGCTGGGGCTGACGGAGGCGCAGCCGGAGAACAACGTGATCCGGATCGTGCTGGAGGCGCTCGGGGTCACCCTGTCGAAGGACGCCCGCTGCCGGGCGCTGCAGCTGCCGGCGTGGAACGAGGCACTGGGCCTGCCGCGCCCGTGGGACCAGCAGTGGTCGCTGCGCATCCAGCAGATCCTCGCCTATGAGACGGACCTGTTGGAGTACCCGGACCTGTTCGAGGGTTCGGTGGTCGTGAACGCGCGGGTGGAGGAGCTGGTCGCGGCCGCGACCGAGGAGATCGACCGGGTCCAGGCGATGGGCGGGGCGATCGCGGCGGTGGAGTCCGGCTACATGAAGTCGCAGCTCGTCGCGTCGCAGGCGACCCGGCGGGCGCGGATCGAGTCCGGTGACGACATTGTTGTCGGGGTGAACCGGTTCACCGAGACCGAGCCGAATCCGCTGCTCGCCGACCTGGACACCGCCGTGCAGGTCATCGACCCCGCCGGTGAGCAGGCCACCCGCGAGCAGGTCGCGGCGTGGCGGGCCGGCCGGGACGCCGCCGTCGTCGACGAGGCGCTGCTGGGGTTGCGGGAGGCGGCGAAGACGGATGTCAACCTGATGCCGGCGACGTTGGCGTGTGCGCGGGCGGGGGTGACGACCGGGGAGTGGGCCGGTGTGCTGCGGGAGGTGTTCGGTGAGTACCGGGCCCCGACCGGTGTGTCGGGGGCGGTGACCGCCGGGGC
- a CDS encoding MaoC family dehydratase — MQFGRYYEEFEVGAVYKHWPGKTVTEYDDHLFCLLTMNHHPLHLDANYAEKTTQFKRNVVVGNYVYSLLLGMSVADVSGKAIANLEVESLRHVAPVFHEDTIYGESTVLDKVESKSKDDRGIVLVETRGLNQDGTLVCIYRRKVMVPKRSYGEARGGEQPGRPTQRDAG, encoded by the coding sequence ATGCAGTTCGGCCGGTACTACGAGGAGTTCGAGGTCGGCGCGGTCTACAAGCACTGGCCGGGAAAGACGGTCACCGAGTACGACGACCACCTGTTCTGCCTGCTCACGATGAACCACCATCCACTGCACCTCGACGCGAACTACGCCGAGAAGACCACCCAGTTCAAGCGGAACGTCGTCGTCGGCAACTACGTGTACTCGCTGCTGCTGGGCATGTCGGTCGCCGACGTCTCCGGCAAGGCGATCGCGAACCTCGAGGTCGAGTCCCTGCGGCACGTGGCGCCCGTCTTCCACGAGGACACGATCTACGGCGAGTCGACCGTGCTGGACAAGGTGGAGTCGAAGAGCAAGGACGACCGCGGCATCGTCCTGGTCGAGACCCGCGGCCTCAACCAGGACGGCACCCTGGTCTGCATCTACCGCCGCAAGGTGATGGTCCCCAAAAGATCCTACGGCGAGGCCCGCGGCGGCGAACAGCCCGGCCGCCCCACCCAGCGGGACGCAGGCTGA
- a CDS encoding acyl-CoA dehydrogenase family protein gives MGRVAQTDGLTDVQADILAAVRSFVDKEILPYANELERKDEFPDAIVEAMKEMGLFGITIPEQYGGLGESLLTYALVVEEIARGWMSVSGVINTHFIVAYLVLQHGTEEQRARLLPKMATGEVRGAFSMSEPGCGSDVSAITTRADRDGDDYVVNGQKMWLTNGARAGLVATLVKTDEGADSVYRNMTTFLLEKEPGFGTHEGITIPGKLDKLGYKGVETTEMILDGHRTPASSILGGPDAAGKGFYQMMDGVEVGRVNVAARACGIMIRAFELAIAYAQQRRTFGHQIADHQAIAFKLAEMATKVEAGHLMMVNAARKKDSGQRNDVEAGMAKFLASEYCHEVTTESFRIHGGYGYSKEYEIERLYREAPFMLIGEGTSEVQKRIISRALLKEYRLPH, from the coding sequence ATGGGCAGGGTTGCGCAGACCGACGGGCTGACGGATGTCCAGGCCGACATCCTGGCCGCGGTGCGGTCGTTCGTGGACAAGGAGATCCTTCCGTACGCGAACGAGCTGGAACGCAAGGACGAGTTCCCCGACGCGATCGTCGAGGCGATGAAGGAGATGGGGCTGTTCGGGATCACGATTCCCGAGCAGTACGGCGGTCTCGGTGAGTCGCTGCTGACCTACGCGCTGGTGGTCGAGGAGATCGCCCGCGGCTGGATGAGCGTCTCCGGGGTCATCAACACCCATTTCATCGTGGCATATCTGGTGTTGCAGCACGGCACCGAGGAGCAGCGGGCGCGGCTGCTGCCGAAGATGGCCACCGGTGAGGTGCGCGGCGCGTTCTCGATGAGTGAGCCGGGTTGTGGTTCGGACGTCTCGGCGATCACGACCCGCGCGGACCGTGACGGCGATGACTACGTCGTGAACGGTCAGAAGATGTGGCTGACGAACGGTGCCCGCGCTGGGCTGGTCGCCACGTTGGTGAAGACCGACGAGGGTGCGGACTCGGTCTACCGGAACATGACGACGTTCCTGTTGGAGAAGGAGCCCGGTTTCGGGACCCACGAGGGGATCACGATCCCCGGCAAGCTCGACAAGCTCGGGTACAAGGGTGTCGAGACGACCGAGATGATCCTGGACGGGCATCGCACCCCGGCGAGCTCGATCCTGGGCGGGCCCGACGCGGCCGGCAAGGGTTTCTACCAGATGATGGACGGGGTCGAGGTCGGGCGGGTGAACGTCGCGGCGCGGGCCTGCGGGATCATGATCCGGGCTTTCGAGCTGGCGATCGCCTACGCCCAGCAGCGGCGGACGTTCGGCCATCAGATCGCCGACCATCAGGCGATCGCGTTCAAGCTCGCGGAGATGGCGACCAAGGTCGAGGCCGGTCATCTGATGATGGTGAACGCGGCCCGCAAGAAGGACAGTGGGCAGCGGAACGACGTCGAGGCGGGGATGGCGAAGTTCCTGGCGAGTGAGTACTGCCATGAGGTGACGACGGAGTCGTTCCGGATTCATGGCGGGTACGGGTACTCGAAGGAGTACGAGATCGAGCGTCTGTACCGGGAGGCGCCGTTCATGCTGATCGGTGAGGGCACCTCCGAGGTGCAGAAGCGGATCATCAGCCGCGCGCTGCTCAAGGAGTACAGACTTCCCCACTGA
- a CDS encoding HpcH/HpaI aldolase/citrate lyase family protein, which produces MPLRARRSCLAVPGSNPKMLGKAQGLPADQIFCDLEDSVAPDAKESARGNVVAALNEGDWAGKTRVVRVNDLTTKWTYRDVVTVVEGAGANLDCVMLPKVQTAAQVQWLDLLLTQIEEVMGFEAGRIGIEAQIENALGLSNVKEIAFASPRIETIIFGPADFMASINMPSLVVGALTPDYPGDPFHYVLFKILEAARARGVQAIDGPFLQIRDVDAFRGVAKKSAALGYDGKWVLHPGQIEAANEIYAPRQEDYDHAELILDAYAWYTSAAGGLRGAVMLGDEMIDEASRKMAEVIAGKGRAAGMARTATFTPPAA; this is translated from the coding sequence ATGCCTCTGCGTGCTCGCCGGTCATGTCTGGCAGTTCCCGGCTCGAACCCGAAAATGCTGGGGAAGGCGCAGGGCCTTCCCGCCGACCAGATCTTCTGTGATCTTGAGGATTCCGTTGCTCCGGACGCGAAGGAGTCGGCGCGTGGCAACGTCGTCGCCGCTTTGAACGAGGGTGACTGGGCGGGGAAGACCCGGGTGGTGCGGGTCAACGACCTGACCACGAAGTGGACGTACCGCGATGTGGTCACGGTCGTCGAGGGTGCCGGTGCGAACCTGGACTGTGTGATGCTGCCGAAGGTGCAGACCGCGGCGCAGGTGCAGTGGCTCGATCTGCTGCTCACGCAGATCGAGGAGGTCATGGGCTTCGAGGCCGGGCGGATCGGTATCGAGGCGCAGATCGAGAACGCGCTGGGTCTGTCGAACGTGAAGGAGATCGCGTTCGCGAGCCCGCGGATCGAGACGATTATCTTCGGCCCGGCGGACTTCATGGCGTCGATCAACATGCCGTCGCTCGTCGTCGGTGCGCTCACCCCGGATTACCCTGGTGACCCGTTCCACTACGTGCTGTTCAAGATTTTGGAGGCGGCGCGGGCGCGCGGGGTGCAGGCGATCGACGGGCCGTTCCTGCAGATCCGGGACGTGGATGCGTTCCGGGGAGTGGCGAAGAAGTCGGCGGCGTTGGGCTATGACGGCAAGTGGGTGCTGCATCCGGGGCAGATCGAGGCGGCGAACGAGATCTATGCCCCGCGGCAGGAGGACTACGACCACGCCGAGCTGATCCTGGACGCGTACGCCTGGTACACGTCGGCTGCAGGTGGTCTGCGGGGTGCGGTGATGCTCGGCGACGAGATGATCGACGAGGCGAGCCGGAAGATGGCGGAGGTCATCGCAGGCAAGGGCCGGGCCGCGGGGATGGCGCGCACCGCGACCTTCACCCCGCCCGCGGCCTGA
- a CDS encoding thiolase family protein, with protein sequence MRDAVIVEAVRTPVGKRNGGLSGVHPTDLSAHVLSTLVERAGVDPALVEDVVWGCVGQVGEQTFDIGRNAALGAGFPETVTGVTVDRQCGSSQQAVHFAAAGVVAGHYDFVIAGGVESMSRVPMGSALMDKVPFGERYLARYNNAFPDQGVGAEMIAERWGFSRTQCDEFAISSHEKAAAAQDEGRFDAQIAPVTLADGTVISKDEGIRRGGSVEGLAKLKTVFKTVEDGGVITAANSSQISDGSAALLITTSEKAAELGLRPIARIHTAVLAGSDPVIMLTAPIPATQKALTRSGLKIDDIGAFEVNEAFAPVPLAWLADIGADAKAVNPLGGAIALGHPLGGSGARIMTTLVNHMRDNGIRYGLQTMCEGGGQANATILELL encoded by the coding sequence ATGCGTGATGCGGTGATCGTCGAGGCGGTGCGGACGCCGGTCGGCAAGCGGAACGGTGGGCTGTCGGGTGTGCACCCGACGGACCTGTCGGCGCACGTGCTGTCCACGCTGGTCGAGCGCGCGGGCGTCGACCCGGCCCTGGTGGAGGACGTGGTCTGGGGCTGCGTCGGCCAGGTCGGTGAGCAGACGTTCGACATCGGCCGTAACGCCGCGCTCGGTGCCGGCTTCCCGGAGACGGTGACCGGTGTGACCGTCGACCGGCAGTGCGGGTCGTCGCAGCAGGCGGTGCACTTCGCCGCTGCCGGGGTGGTCGCCGGCCACTACGACTTCGTCATCGCCGGTGGCGTCGAGTCGATGTCCCGGGTGCCGATGGGCAGCGCGCTGATGGACAAGGTGCCGTTCGGTGAGCGTTACCTCGCCCGCTACAACAACGCCTTTCCCGACCAGGGCGTCGGCGCCGAGATGATCGCCGAACGCTGGGGCTTCTCCCGGACGCAGTGCGACGAGTTCGCGATCAGCTCCCACGAGAAGGCCGCAGCCGCCCAGGACGAGGGCCGCTTCGACGCGCAGATCGCGCCGGTCACGCTGGCCGACGGCACGGTCATCAGCAAGGACGAGGGTATTCGCCGCGGCGGCAGCGTGGAGGGTCTCGCGAAGCTGAAGACCGTGTTCAAGACGGTGGAGGACGGTGGGGTGATCACGGCCGCGAACTCCTCCCAGATCTCCGACGGTTCGGCGGCACTTCTGATCACCACCAGTGAGAAGGCCGCGGAGCTGGGTCTTCGGCCGATTGCCCGGATCCACACCGCCGTCCTCGCCGGAAGCGACCCGGTCATCATGCTGACCGCGCCGATCCCCGCCACCCAGAAGGCGCTCACCAGGTCCGGGCTGAAGATCGACGACATCGGCGCGTTCGAGGTCAACGAGGCGTTCGCCCCGGTACCGCTGGCCTGGCTCGCCGACATCGGTGCCGACGCGAAGGCCGTCAACCCGCTCGGCGGCGCGATCGCGCTCGGCCACCCGCTCGGCGGATCCGGTGCCCGGATCATGACGACGCTGGTCAACCACATGCGTGACAACGGCATCCGCTACGGCCTGCAGACCATGTGTGAGGGCGGCGGCCAGGCCAACGCCACCATCCTCGAGCTCCTCTGA
- a CDS encoding SDR family oxidoreductase: MTAQSAPQAPSPFASHALAGKRVLVTGGGSGLGRALAGHLVAHGADVHLWGRREGMLREAAQEAAAGRPGSVHVATVDIRRSDQVDEAMGAIWAEHGPLTSVFNNAGANFIARTEDLSPRAFEAVTSTIMDGSYFTSTAAARRWIADGLPGSILSNLTTWVWTGSAFVVPAAMAKAAVHAMTMSLAAEWARHRIRVNAVAPGPIPTDYAWAMLNPTDKSSSGATQTDRIPAGRTGTVAELAHLVIFLLSDACAYLTGQTIAMDGGQMLAGPGTFAELAKLTDADWAEIRAQSKAASAVSAAQRAVG; encoded by the coding sequence ATGACAGCGCAGTCAGCGCCTCAGGCGCCGTCGCCGTTCGCCAGCCATGCGTTGGCCGGCAAGCGCGTCCTCGTGACCGGCGGCGGCAGCGGGCTTGGCCGTGCCCTCGCCGGTCACCTGGTGGCGCATGGCGCCGACGTGCATCTGTGGGGGCGGCGTGAGGGCATGTTGCGAGAGGCCGCCCAGGAGGCGGCCGCCGGGCGACCCGGGAGCGTGCACGTGGCCACCGTCGACATTCGCCGCTCCGATCAGGTGGACGAGGCGATGGGTGCCATCTGGGCCGAGCACGGGCCGCTCACCAGCGTGTTCAACAACGCGGGGGCGAACTTCATCGCCCGCACCGAAGATCTCAGCCCTCGCGCCTTCGAGGCCGTCACCAGCACGATCATGGACGGCTCCTATTTCACCAGCACGGCCGCCGCGCGGCGCTGGATCGCCGACGGCCTGCCCGGCAGCATTCTGTCCAACCTGACGACCTGGGTCTGGACCGGTTCGGCGTTCGTGGTGCCGGCCGCGATGGCCAAGGCCGCGGTGCACGCGATGACCATGTCGCTGGCGGCGGAATGGGCCAGGCACCGCATTCGGGTGAACGCCGTCGCGCCCGGGCCGATCCCGACCGACTATGCCTGGGCGATGCTCAACCCCACCGACAAGAGCTCGAGCGGGGCGACCCAGACCGACCGGATCCCGGCGGGGCGCACCGGAACGGTCGCCGAGCTGGCCCACCTCGTGATCTTCCTGCTGTCGGATGCCTGCGCCTACCTGACCGGCCAGACGATCGCGATGGACGGCGGCCAGATGCTCGCCGGCCCGGGCACCTTCGCCGAGCTGGCGAAACTGACCGACGCGGACTGGGCGGAGATCCGGGCGCAGAGCAAGGCCGCGTCAGCCGTGAGCGCCGCGCAGCGCGCGGTCGGCTGA
- a CDS encoding enoyl-CoA hydratase-related protein, with protein sequence MDDFTDVTYEVENGLAWITINRPERYNSFRARTVDELVLSFKRAWGSDDVGVIALTGAGAKAFCTGGDQKQRMETGDYGPSASGLFEVDSLHRVIRDVPKPVIAAVNGFAIGGGHVLHLLCDLTLAAETAKFGQNGPRVGSFDAGFGTGLMARAIGEKRAREIWFLCRQYSAQQAYEWGLVNKVVPADQLRKEVRSWADEILRLSPTALKVLKQSFNTDTEHFAGIGQMAYSSLKMFGETAEAREGITAFNEKRAPDFSAYRGN encoded by the coding sequence ATGGACGACTTCACCGACGTCACCTACGAGGTCGAGAACGGGCTTGCCTGGATCACGATCAACCGACCGGAACGCTACAACTCCTTCCGTGCTCGCACGGTCGACGAGCTCGTGCTCAGCTTCAAGCGGGCCTGGGGCAGTGATGACGTGGGCGTCATCGCCCTCACCGGCGCGGGGGCGAAGGCCTTCTGCACCGGTGGCGACCAGAAGCAGCGCATGGAGACCGGCGACTACGGCCCGTCAGCCAGCGGCCTGTTCGAGGTCGACTCGCTCCACCGGGTGATCCGCGACGTGCCCAAGCCTGTCATCGCGGCGGTCAACGGCTTCGCCATCGGCGGCGGTCATGTGCTGCACCTGCTCTGCGACCTCACCCTTGCCGCGGAGACCGCCAAGTTCGGCCAGAATGGTCCGCGCGTCGGCTCGTTCGACGCCGGATTCGGTACCGGGCTGATGGCGCGCGCGATCGGGGAGAAGCGGGCACGCGAGATCTGGTTCCTGTGCCGGCAGTACTCGGCACAGCAGGCGTACGAGTGGGGGCTGGTGAACAAGGTCGTCCCGGCCGACCAGCTGCGCAAGGAGGTCCGGTCGTGGGCGGACGAGATCCTGCGGCTGTCCCCCACCGCGCTGAAGGTGCTCAAGCAGTCGTTCAACACCGACACCGAGCATTTCGCCGGCATCGGCCAGATGGCCTACTCCAGCCTCAAGATGTTCGGCGAGACCGCTGAGGCCAGGGAGGGCATCACCGCGTTCAACGAGAAGCGCGCTCCCGACTTCTCCGCCTACCGCGGCAACTGA
- a CDS encoding DUF7064 domain-containing protein, whose amino-acid sequence MTDLAEFHDELVAPGSTAHNNLPDRFFDRFMFNAHPTDRTSPSIVLGCGLYPTRNVIDGFAVVVTGAEQRNLRWSTELNATDWRGGGPFRFETLEPNRVWRVVLSDNPSGLAFDLTWRARTPAWIGDVEVHNSDDATPTRFEHLVQSGYHHGSLTVDGVSTAVDGWYGQRDRSRGVRTMSGGQGLHLWFQAQFADRSVGFLLVEDRHGGRILLEGAVMHAGASGQGDGDLDGGLDPVVDVRHDLRFDDGLDLRSGTVEVATAAGRTYVIDCDASAGGGFLAGGGYGGQHGRPRGRDHLEHDTYPLDGAVSPRTLDTALTDRLTGFTWDGTAGTGIFEFAHSRSRSYVYLPTHRRRAR is encoded by the coding sequence ATGACCGACCTCGCCGAGTTCCATGACGAGCTCGTCGCACCGGGAAGCACGGCACACAACAATCTCCCCGACCGGTTCTTCGACCGCTTCATGTTCAACGCCCATCCCACGGACCGAACGTCGCCGTCGATCGTGCTCGGCTGCGGCCTCTACCCCACCCGCAACGTCATCGACGGTTTCGCGGTCGTCGTGACCGGGGCCGAGCAGCGCAACCTGCGCTGGTCGACGGAGCTGAACGCGACGGACTGGCGCGGCGGCGGGCCGTTCCGCTTCGAGACGCTCGAGCCGAACCGCGTCTGGCGGGTGGTCCTCAGCGACAACCCGAGCGGGCTGGCGTTCGACCTGACCTGGCGGGCGCGCACACCGGCCTGGATCGGCGACGTCGAGGTGCACAACAGCGACGACGCCACCCCGACCAGGTTCGAGCATCTCGTGCAGTCGGGCTACCACCACGGGTCGCTGACGGTCGACGGAGTGAGCACCGCGGTCGACGGCTGGTACGGCCAGCGCGACCGGTCCCGTGGCGTGCGCACCATGTCGGGCGGGCAGGGGCTGCACCTCTGGTTCCAGGCCCAGTTCGCCGACCGCTCCGTCGGTTTCCTGCTCGTCGAGGACCGCCACGGCGGGCGCATCCTGCTGGAGGGGGCGGTGATGCACGCGGGTGCATCCGGCCAGGGCGACGGTGACCTCGACGGCGGGCTCGACCCGGTGGTGGACGTCCGCCATGACCTGCGGTTCGACGACGGTCTCGATCTTCGGTCCGGCACTGTCGAGGTGGCGACGGCGGCCGGGCGGACCTACGTCATCGACTGCGACGCGTCGGCGGGCGGCGGCTTCCTGGCCGGCGGCGGGTATGGCGGCCAGCACGGCCGCCCGCGCGGGCGTGACCACCTCGAGCACGACACCTACCCACTCGACGGGGCGGTCTCGCCCCGCACGCTCGACACGGCGCTGACCGACCGGCTGACCGGCTTCACCTGGGACGGCACGGCGGGCACCGGCATCTTCGAGTTCGCCCACAGCCGCAGCCGGTCGTACGTCTACCTGCCGACGCATCGGCGGCGGGCGCGCTGA
- a CDS encoding phosphotransferase family protein — protein sequence MDDDTAGDVAAGDGDPPAWDWDASTHARLERFLADHDLCDGPVRTRRIGDGHSNLTYLVSDGTRQLVVRRPPPPPVPPGGHDVLREARLVAALRDSPVPVPAVLATAQAGDVLDVPLYVMSFADGPVVTTSTPASLGTPTSRRQIGEALIDTLADLHAVDWRARRLDDLGRPEGFNARHVRRLGRLVADARGTLPPEFAAAEAWLREHAPAESGASIVHNDFRIGNVILAPAPPGRVAAVLDWELATIGDPLFDVGYFLASVPEPGQPLTPTQLLGTAQLEDGYPSRAALAARYAERTGRDLGGPALSRLTWYTTLAQWKLAALYEYSRRRAVAGTGDPYYTDPALVRSFLDAAHCCAGLPPLRQPLPAPPGSEATS from the coding sequence CTGGACGACGACACGGCAGGCGACGTCGCGGCGGGTGATGGTGACCCGCCCGCCTGGGACTGGGACGCGTCCACCCACGCGCGGCTCGAGCGGTTCCTCGCCGACCACGATCTCTGCGACGGTCCGGTGCGTACCCGCCGCATCGGTGACGGCCATTCCAACCTCACCTATCTGGTCTCCGACGGCACCCGTCAGCTCGTCGTGCGCCGCCCGCCGCCGCCGCCGGTGCCGCCCGGCGGGCATGACGTCCTGCGCGAGGCCCGGCTGGTCGCGGCGCTGCGCGACTCGCCGGTGCCGGTGCCCGCGGTTCTCGCGACCGCGCAGGCCGGCGACGTGCTCGACGTGCCCCTCTACGTGATGAGCTTCGCCGACGGGCCGGTTGTCACCACGTCGACACCTGCCTCGCTGGGCACTCCCACCTCCCGCCGGCAGATCGGCGAGGCGCTGATCGACACTCTGGCCGACCTCCACGCGGTCGACTGGCGCGCCAGGCGCCTGGACGACCTCGGCCGGCCCGAGGGGTTCAACGCCCGCCACGTCCGGCGACTCGGCCGGCTCGTCGCGGATGCCCGGGGCACGCTGCCGCCGGAGTTCGCCGCCGCAGAGGCGTGGCTGCGCGAACACGCACCCGCCGAGTCGGGCGCGTCCATCGTTCACAACGACTTCCGGATCGGCAACGTGATCCTCGCGCCGGCCCCGCCGGGCCGGGTCGCCGCGGTGCTCGACTGGGAGCTCGCGACCATCGGCGACCCGCTGTTCGATGTCGGCTACTTCCTCGCCTCCGTCCCGGAGCCCGGGCAGCCGCTCACCCCGACGCAGCTGCTCGGGACGGCGCAGCTCGAGGACGGCTACCCCAGCCGCGCCGCACTCGCCGCACGCTACGCCGAACGCACCGGCCGGGACCTCGGCGGCCCCGCCCTGTCCCGGCTGACCTGGTACACGACGCTCGCGCAGTGGAAGCTGGCCGCGCTGTACGAGTACAGCCGCCGGCGCGCCGTGGCCGGCACCGGCGACCCCTACTACACCGACCCCGCGCTGGTGCGTTCCTTCCTGGACGCGGCGCACTGCTGCGCCGGGCTGCCGCCGCTGCGGCAACCCCTTCCCGCCCCTCCCGGATCGGAGGCGACATCATGA